The Polycladomyces zharkentensis genome includes a window with the following:
- a CDS encoding 5' nucleotidase, NT5C type: MKIGIDIDGTIKDTQSAAVQVYNEALNRKVKREDIKEFHLDKAYGLSKKEGAHLWRKLEHKIYSLAVPLPDAAEVLTQLQQQGHEIHFITARPGKPNIVDITKKWLKKHGFPYNGENLKMSAQNKAEVARRLGIELFFEDAPQHLDRLVEAGIPTVIVDAVYNRDYPHDLPRITSWKQVFALVEQMEARRVPDE; the protein is encoded by the coding sequence ATGAAAATCGGCATCGACATCGACGGTACCATCAAAGATACCCAATCGGCCGCCGTCCAGGTATACAATGAAGCGCTCAACCGCAAGGTGAAACGGGAGGACATCAAGGAGTTTCACTTGGACAAGGCTTACGGTTTGAGCAAAAAAGAAGGCGCCCATCTGTGGCGCAAGCTGGAACACAAAATCTACTCCCTGGCCGTTCCGCTTCCCGATGCGGCTGAAGTTTTGACCCAGTTGCAGCAACAGGGTCACGAAATCCACTTCATCACCGCTCGTCCGGGGAAGCCCAATATTGTGGATATCACGAAAAAGTGGCTGAAAAAGCATGGCTTCCCCTACAACGGGGAGAATCTGAAAATGAGTGCGCAAAACAAGGCGGAAGTGGCCCGGCGTCTCGGCATCGAACTGTTTTTTGAGGACGCGCCGCAACATTTGGACCGTTTGGTGGAAGCGGGCATTCCGACCGTCATCGTCGACGCGGTGTACAATCGGGATTACCCCCATGATTTGCCGCGCATCACCAGTTGGAAGCAGGTGTTTGCTTTGGTGGAGCAGATGGAAGCGCGACGCGTCCCGGATGAGTGA
- the cymR gene encoding cysteine metabolism transcriptional regulator CymR, which translates to MKVSTKGRYGLTIMMDLARRYGEGPTSLKSVAERHQLSEHYLEQLISPLRNAGLVRSVRGAYGGYILARSPEEITAGDVIRVLEGPISPVEFSEEDDPARRDLWKRIRDAIADVLDNTTLADLIHFTPDGQSDAYMFYI; encoded by the coding sequence GTGAAAGTGTCCACCAAAGGACGATACGGTTTAACCATCATGATGGATTTGGCCCGGCGATACGGAGAAGGACCGACGTCTCTGAAAAGTGTCGCCGAACGGCATCAGTTGTCGGAGCATTATTTGGAACAACTGATTTCTCCCCTGCGCAATGCCGGTTTGGTGCGCAGCGTACGCGGAGCGTACGGGGGATACATATTGGCAAGGTCCCCGGAGGAGATCACGGCAGGGGATGTGATTCGCGTATTGGAAGGACCCATCTCTCCGGTGGAGTTTTCCGAAGAGGACGATCCCGCACGCCGGGACTTGTGGAAACGCATTCGGGATGCGATTGCTGACGTGTTGGACAACACGACGTTGGCCGATTTGATCCATTTCACCCCGGATGGACAAAGCGACGCTTATATGTTTTATATTTAA
- a CDS encoding DMT family transporter, whose product MNRPVAKGMFYGGIGVVSFSLTLPFTRMVVAHWPPVFVGLGRAVIAALLAGILLWAKRPPLPKRGQWQPLFSVALGVIIGFPVLSAWAMTRVPSSHGAVVLALLPLVTAGLGAWRAGERPSRLFWVCSAGGCLIVLWYTWQEAGFGGWRTADWALLGAVLSAAWGYAEGGKLSREMGGWQVISWALVLSFPLLIVPTVWMIVPGMMDVPMHVWGAFLYLALVSQFLGFFFWYAGLAQGGIARVSQLQYLQPFFTILFSAVMLGEMITWQSVVAALAVVLLVAYGKETANAPSGQKVHRDNDLR is encoded by the coding sequence ATGAACCGTCCGGTTGCCAAAGGAATGTTTTACGGTGGAATCGGTGTGGTCAGTTTCAGTCTTACATTGCCTTTCACCCGCATGGTTGTCGCCCATTGGCCCCCGGTATTCGTCGGTCTGGGCAGGGCGGTGATCGCAGCGCTTTTGGCGGGCATCCTGTTGTGGGCCAAACGGCCCCCTCTTCCGAAACGCGGTCAATGGCAACCGCTTTTCAGCGTTGCCCTCGGCGTCATTATCGGTTTCCCCGTTTTGAGTGCATGGGCCATGACCCGTGTCCCTTCCTCCCACGGTGCCGTCGTTTTGGCTTTGCTGCCGTTGGTGACTGCCGGTTTGGGTGCATGGCGGGCTGGGGAACGGCCGTCCCGACTCTTTTGGGTCTGCAGTGCGGGAGGATGTTTGATCGTGTTGTGGTATACCTGGCAAGAAGCGGGATTTGGCGGATGGCGCACCGCAGACTGGGCATTGTTGGGTGCCGTCTTGTCCGCCGCTTGGGGATATGCGGAAGGAGGCAAACTGTCCCGCGAGATGGGTGGATGGCAAGTGATCAGTTGGGCACTGGTTCTTTCGTTTCCGCTGCTCATCGTTCCGACAGTTTGGATGATCGTGCCCGGGATGATGGATGTTCCGATGCACGTGTGGGGGGCTTTTTTATACTTGGCCTTGGTCAGCCAGTTTCTCGGTTTTTTCTTCTGGTACGCCGGACTGGCCCAAGGCGGCATCGCCCGTGTCAGTCAACTGCAATACCTGCAACCGTTTTTCACGATTTTGTTTTCGGCGGTGATGCTGGGGGAAATGATCACATGGCAATCCGTCGTCGCAGCGCTGGCGGTCGTCTTGCTGGTCGCTTACGGCAAGGAAACGGCGAACGCTCCTTCCGGACAGAAAGTCCATCGCGATAACGATCTCAGATGA
- a CDS encoding helix-turn-helix domain-containing protein: MKFVSLGDNIRQHRMKKGLSLHTLSQRSGVSPSMLSQIERGVKNPTVQVACRIAEALDVTLSQLLGEKPRRQTILIPKHRRLVYREEETGIERHVLSPAFPSKGVELVMNVLPEGTDTGAFPPHQPGVTELVYVEEGELEVTLDSATYRLNAGDSLYFEADVPHRFQNVGKGRCRYFLVIDSNTHD, from the coding sequence ATGAAATTCGTGTCGTTGGGAGACAACATCCGTCAACATCGCATGAAAAAAGGTCTGTCCCTGCATACACTGTCACAACGATCCGGTGTCAGTCCGTCCATGCTGTCCCAAATCGAACGCGGCGTGAAAAACCCCACCGTACAGGTGGCATGTCGGATCGCGGAAGCGCTGGACGTCACATTGTCGCAACTGTTGGGGGAGAAACCCCGGCGGCAGACGATCCTCATCCCGAAGCACCGGCGTCTCGTATACCGGGAAGAAGAGACGGGAATCGAGCGGCATGTGCTGTCACCCGCATTTCCGTCAAAGGGGGTGGAGCTGGTGATGAATGTGCTCCCGGAAGGAACAGATACCGGAGCGTTCCCGCCCCACCAACCCGGTGTGACGGAATTGGTATATGTGGAGGAGGGTGAATTGGAAGTGACGTTGGACTCTGCCACCTATCGGCTGAACGCGGGGGACTCCTTGTACTTTGAAGCCGATGTGCCGCACCGGTTTCAAAACGTGGGGAAAGGGCGTTGTCGATACTTTCTCGTGATTGATTCGAATACCCACGACTGA
- the hisS gene encoding histidine--tRNA ligase — translation MNVRIPRGTADIMPGEVEKWQYVEEKARDVCRRYHFSEIRTPIFEHTELFQRGVGETTDIVEKEMYTFEDRGGRSLTLRPEGTAAVVRAFVEHKVYGQPQPTKWFYIGPMFRYERPQAGRMRQFHQFGLEVFGSHDPGADAEVIALGAHFFEAVGLKGVTVHLNSVGCPRCRPVHREKLVAYLTPHKDRLCRDCQSRLERNPLRILDCKNETCRQITEGAPAVLDVLCDECAPHFEAVKRHLDLLGVDYTVNPRLVRGLDYYTRTAFEYMLEGLGAQASTIGGGGRYNGMVEEFGGGDVPGIGFATGLERVLLALEEQGVTLPLDRSLDCFLVTLGDQAQEKAVTLLQSLRKAGCSADRDYLGRKIKAQMKAADRMNARFVAILGEEELKQNQIVVKDMTTGEQETVNLDQFVDYIRQGSKR, via the coding sequence ATGAACGTACGCATTCCTCGCGGCACGGCCGACATCATGCCGGGAGAAGTGGAGAAATGGCAATACGTCGAAGAAAAAGCGCGCGATGTGTGCAGGCGTTATCATTTTTCCGAAATTCGCACGCCGATCTTTGAACACACCGAGTTGTTCCAACGCGGGGTGGGTGAGACGACCGATATTGTGGAGAAAGAGATGTACACTTTTGAAGATCGGGGCGGACGCAGCCTCACCCTGCGCCCCGAAGGGACAGCGGCTGTGGTGCGGGCGTTCGTGGAACACAAGGTGTATGGCCAGCCCCAACCGACCAAGTGGTTTTACATCGGACCGATGTTCCGGTACGAACGGCCGCAGGCGGGGCGGATGCGCCAGTTTCACCAGTTCGGCCTCGAGGTGTTCGGTTCACATGATCCCGGAGCGGATGCCGAGGTGATCGCGCTCGGTGCCCACTTTTTTGAGGCTGTGGGCCTGAAGGGCGTCACCGTGCACCTGAACAGCGTCGGTTGTCCGCGATGCCGACCGGTGCACCGGGAGAAACTGGTTGCTTATCTCACACCGCACAAAGACCGGTTGTGCCGGGATTGCCAATCGCGATTGGAGCGGAACCCGCTGCGTATCCTGGACTGCAAAAACGAGACCTGCCGGCAGATCACCGAAGGCGCTCCGGCTGTGTTGGACGTGTTGTGCGACGAGTGTGCGCCGCATTTTGAAGCGGTGAAACGGCACCTGGATCTGCTGGGCGTTGATTACACCGTCAATCCGCGGCTGGTGCGCGGATTGGATTATTACACCCGGACAGCGTTTGAATACATGCTGGAAGGGCTGGGTGCGCAAGCGTCGACGATCGGCGGCGGCGGGCGCTACAACGGCATGGTGGAGGAATTCGGCGGTGGCGACGTCCCCGGCATCGGCTTCGCCACCGGATTGGAGCGCGTGTTGTTGGCGTTGGAGGAGCAAGGCGTGACGCTGCCGCTGGATCGGAGTCTGGATTGCTTCCTGGTCACGCTGGGAGATCAGGCCCAAGAAAAAGCGGTCACACTTTTGCAATCACTCCGCAAGGCCGGTTGTTCGGCGGACCGGGATTATCTGGGTCGTAAAATCAAAGCGCAGATGAAAGCGGCCGATCGGATGAACGCCCGATTTGTGGCCATTTTGGGGGAAGAGGAACTGAAACAGAATCAGATCGTGGTCAAGGACATGACCACAGGCGAACAGGAAACGGTCAACCTGGATCAATTCGTCGACTACATCCGTCAGGGAAGCAAGCGTTAG
- a CDS encoding M20/M25/M40 family metallo-hydrolase — MPYLFPVINDKTVTRAVEEAVVEALGEEIIERVKTSMVGEDFSAYQQVTPGTFLFIGAGNPDKGAVYPHHHPRFTIDEDTLAIGVTALVHGAWKLLHG, encoded by the coding sequence ATGCCATATTTATTTCCGGTGATCAACGATAAAACCGTGACGCGTGCGGTGGAAGAAGCGGTTGTCGAAGCGCTGGGGGAAGAAATAATCGAACGGGTGAAGACGTCGATGGTCGGAGAAGATTTTTCCGCCTATCAACAAGTGACACCGGGAACGTTTCTCTTCATTGGTGCCGGAAACCCGGACAAGGGAGCCGTGTACCCGCACCACCACCCACGATTCACCATCGATGAAGATACATTGGCGATCGGGGTGACCGCACTGGTACACGGAGCATGGAAGCTGTTGCACGGTTGA
- the aspS gene encoding aspartate--tRNA ligase, translated as MESVHKTHHCGELRKEHVGQEVVLNGWVHKQRDFGGLIFLDLRDRSGLVQVVCNPETSPAAVEIAQKARSEYVLAVRGKVISRSPETVNPKLETGEIEVQAEEIEILNPAKTPPFVIQDQVDVDEPVRLKYRYLDLRRPVMQQTLILRHRAMQVVRRFLDERGFIEVETPMLTKSTPEGARDYLVPSRVHPGEFYALPQSPQLFKQLLMVAGMERYFQIARCFRDEDLRADRQPEFTQIDIEASFLPQEAFLEMMEEMVATLFRETIGVEVERPFPRITYREAMEKYGSDKPDLRFGMELVDLSEIVRNSGFKVFSSTVAAGGRVKAINVKGCAGWSRKEIDSWGEKAQQLGAKGLAWLAVKEEGRKGPVAKFLSEEEWERVREATEAETGDLLLFVADRPEVVAQVLGELRLKLGKHLNLIDPNVYRFAWITEFPLLEYDEETKRYYAMHHPFTMPVEEDIPLLKTDPGRVRAQAYDMVLNGYEIGGGSQRIHRREVQEAMFEALGLSMEEAREKFGFLLEAFEYGAPPHGGIAFGFDRLVMLLAGRSNLRDCIAFPKTASASCLMTEAPSPVDERQLDELHIAVREAVTQKAEE; from the coding sequence ATGGAAAGCGTGCATAAAACGCATCATTGCGGTGAGCTGCGAAAAGAACATGTGGGCCAAGAAGTCGTCCTCAACGGTTGGGTTCACAAACAACGCGATTTCGGCGGATTGATCTTCCTCGATCTGCGTGACCGCTCAGGGCTGGTACAAGTGGTGTGCAATCCGGAAACATCCCCCGCCGCTGTGGAAATCGCCCAAAAAGCGCGGAGCGAGTACGTATTGGCGGTCAGGGGAAAAGTGATCTCCCGCTCCCCGGAGACGGTCAATCCCAAGCTGGAGACGGGGGAAATCGAAGTGCAGGCTGAGGAGATAGAAATTCTCAACCCGGCCAAAACACCGCCGTTTGTCATTCAGGATCAGGTGGACGTGGACGAACCGGTGCGGCTCAAATACCGGTATCTCGATCTGAGGCGGCCGGTGATGCAACAGACGCTGATCCTCCGTCACCGTGCGATGCAAGTGGTGCGCCGTTTCCTGGACGAGCGCGGTTTCATCGAAGTGGAAACACCCATGTTGACCAAAAGCACACCGGAAGGCGCACGTGACTATCTGGTCCCGAGCCGGGTACATCCGGGCGAATTCTACGCTTTGCCCCAATCGCCTCAATTATTCAAACAGCTCTTGATGGTGGCGGGGATGGAGCGGTACTTCCAGATCGCTCGCTGTTTCCGGGATGAGGATTTAAGGGCGGACCGGCAACCCGAATTTACCCAGATCGACATCGAAGCCTCGTTCCTGCCGCAAGAAGCCTTCCTGGAGATGATGGAAGAAATGGTGGCGACGCTCTTCCGTGAAACAATCGGGGTGGAGGTGGAGCGTCCCTTTCCGCGGATCACTTATCGGGAAGCGATGGAGAAATACGGTTCGGACAAACCCGACCTGCGATTCGGCATGGAACTCGTCGATTTGTCGGAGATCGTGAGAAACAGCGGATTTAAGGTGTTTTCCTCCACCGTGGCCGCAGGCGGCCGGGTCAAGGCGATCAATGTGAAAGGATGTGCGGGCTGGAGCCGCAAAGAGATCGACAGTTGGGGCGAAAAGGCGCAACAGCTGGGAGCCAAAGGTCTCGCTTGGCTGGCGGTGAAAGAGGAAGGCCGCAAAGGTCCCGTCGCCAAATTCCTGAGCGAGGAAGAATGGGAGCGGGTCCGGGAGGCAACCGAAGCGGAAACGGGCGACCTGCTCCTGTTCGTGGCCGACCGGCCCGAGGTGGTGGCTCAGGTGCTGGGCGAACTGCGGCTGAAGCTGGGTAAACATCTGAACCTGATCGATCCCAACGTATACCGGTTCGCTTGGATCACCGAATTCCCGCTGTTGGAATATGACGAGGAAACGAAACGGTATTACGCGATGCACCATCCGTTTACCATGCCGGTGGAAGAGGACATTCCGTTGTTGAAAACCGACCCGGGCCGCGTTCGGGCGCAAGCGTACGACATGGTGCTCAACGGATATGAAATCGGCGGGGGCAGCCAACGGATCCACCGCCGGGAAGTGCAGGAGGCCATGTTTGAAGCGTTGGGTCTGTCGATGGAAGAAGCGCGGGAGAAATTCGGTTTCTTGCTGGAAGCCTTTGAATATGGTGCACCGCCGCACGGTGGCATCGCATTCGGATTCGATCGTTTGGTGATGCTGTTGGCGGGCCGGAGCAACCTGCGGGACTGCATCGCGTTCCCGAAAACGGCCAGCGCCAGCTGTTTGATGACGGAAGCACCGTCGCCGGTCGATGAACGCCAATTGGACGAATTGCATATCGCGGTACGCGAAGCAGTGACCCAAAAGGCAGAGGAGTAA
- a CDS encoding AAA family ATPase, with protein MDLFEYGRQQESEKRAPLAARMRPRTLDEIVGQSHIIGKGRLLRRAIEADQLTSIILYGPPGTGKTTLARVIANTTSAHFEQINAVTAGVSDIRRLIQEARERLGMYGQKTVLFIDEIHRFNKSQQDALLPSVEDGTIILIGATTENPSFEVNPALLSRSRLFQLRPIGEEDLMTLIRRALTDERRGLGTYRVEAEEAALQHIVRMAGGDARNALNAIELAVLTTDPDEDGVRRITLDVAEESIQRKVIRYDKSGDQHYDTVSAFIKSMRGSDPDAALYYLAKMIQAGEDPRFIARRVFIHAAEDVGMADPRALLIASAAAHAVDFIGMPEAQIPLAQAVIYIATAPKSNAVVRGINEAMEAVKNESHGEVPPHLRDAHFPGAKGQNRGIGYRYPHDYPRGYIPQQYLPDEHVGKTFYHPTDIGYEGKLQHFLRWMKGESGRGTDREN; from the coding sequence ATGGATCTGTTTGAATACGGACGACAACAGGAATCGGAAAAACGCGCCCCGTTGGCCGCTCGCATGCGGCCGCGCACATTGGATGAAATCGTGGGACAATCCCATATTATCGGCAAGGGCAGACTGCTCCGCCGGGCCATCGAAGCGGATCAGCTCACTTCTATCATCCTGTACGGTCCGCCCGGAACGGGAAAAACCACCTTGGCACGTGTGATCGCCAATACCACCAGTGCCCATTTCGAACAGATCAATGCGGTCACAGCCGGGGTTTCGGATATCCGTCGCCTCATTCAGGAGGCACGGGAGCGACTGGGTATGTACGGACAAAAAACGGTGCTGTTTATCGACGAAATCCATCGGTTCAACAAGTCACAGCAAGATGCCCTGTTGCCTTCAGTGGAAGACGGCACCATCATCCTGATCGGAGCGACGACGGAAAATCCGTCTTTCGAAGTAAATCCGGCCTTGTTGTCCCGATCGCGCCTCTTTCAATTGCGGCCGATCGGGGAAGAGGACCTGATGACCCTGATTCGTCGGGCGTTGACGGATGAACGGCGAGGATTGGGCACATACCGCGTTGAAGCCGAAGAAGCTGCTTTGCAGCACATTGTGCGGATGGCGGGCGGTGATGCGCGCAACGCCCTCAATGCCATCGAGCTGGCCGTCCTTACCACCGATCCCGATGAAGACGGTGTCCGGCGTATCACACTGGACGTGGCGGAGGAATCCATCCAGCGAAAAGTGATCCGCTACGACAAAAGCGGGGATCAGCATTATGACACTGTCTCTGCTTTCATCAAGAGCATGCGTGGTTCCGATCCCGATGCGGCATTGTACTATCTGGCCAAAATGATCCAAGCCGGAGAAGATCCCCGGTTCATCGCCCGTCGGGTGTTCATCCATGCGGCGGAGGACGTGGGGATGGCCGATCCGCGCGCACTTTTGATCGCCTCTGCGGCGGCACATGCGGTGGACTTCATCGGCATGCCGGAAGCGCAAATCCCGCTGGCGCAAGCCGTCATCTACATCGCCACCGCCCCCAAAAGCAATGCCGTCGTACGCGGGATCAATGAAGCGATGGAAGCGGTGAAAAACGAATCGCACGGAGAAGTCCCCCCGCATTTGCGGGATGCCCATTTCCCCGGTGCCAAAGGGCAGAATCGGGGGATCGGCTACCGGTATCCGCACGATTATCCGCGCGGTTACATCCCCCAACAATATTTGCCGGACGAACATGTCGGCAAAACGTTTTATCACCCGACAGACATCGGTTATGAAGGGAAGTTGCAGCACTTTCTTCGTTGGATGAAAGGAGAATCGGGAAGAGGGACGGACCGGGAAAACTGA